A portion of the uncultured Draconibacterium sp. genome contains these proteins:
- a CDS encoding SDR family oxidoreductase, with amino-acid sequence MRKVALITGASRGIGKVVALKLAEMGYNLMIVGRNKNQLQNTKNEITKYKIDCAFVEADLSSESAPASVVNEAIREFGGLDVVINNAGLANSLPIEETSMELWDKIFKVNARAPYFICKEATPHLKQSTNPVIINVGSVVDFKGYANQSVYASSKHALAGFTKVLAKEVQPDGIKVHLISPGGVNTEMVREIRPDINTDELIQPEEIAELVEFLITRQGKGTIDHLYIRRQSGLAFD; translated from the coding sequence ATGAGAAAAGTCGCATTGATAACCGGGGCATCAAGAGGTATTGGCAAAGTAGTTGCCTTAAAGTTAGCCGAAATGGGTTATAATTTAATGATTGTTGGGCGCAATAAAAATCAGTTGCAGAATACAAAAAATGAGATTACAAAGTACAAAATAGATTGTGCATTTGTTGAAGCCGATTTGTCATCGGAAAGTGCACCTGCTTCTGTTGTAAATGAGGCGATACGCGAATTTGGCGGCTTAGATGTGGTAATTAATAATGCGGGTCTTGCAAATTCTCTTCCCATTGAAGAAACTTCAATGGAATTGTGGGATAAAATTTTTAAAGTGAATGCCCGGGCTCCGTATTTTATTTGCAAAGAAGCAACTCCACACCTCAAGCAAAGCACTAATCCGGTAATCATAAATGTTGGTTCTGTGGTCGATTTTAAAGGCTATGCCAATCAATCGGTTTATGCATCGTCGAAACATGCACTGGCCGGTTTTACAAAAGTGCTGGCCAAAGAAGTACAACCCGATGGAATAAAAGTGCACTTGATTTCGCCCGGAGGAGTAAACACCGAAATGGTTCGCGAAATACGACCCGATATTAATACCGATGAATTAATTCAACCCGAAGAAATTGCCGAATTGGTAGAATTTTTAATAACACGCCAGGGAAAAGGCACGATCGATCATTTGTATATTCGCAGACAATCGGGTTTGGCATTCGATTAA
- a CDS encoding class II aldolase/adducin family protein, whose protein sequence is MRKLNTKWMHPRDQIIMIIDKIYRSGMTTTSGGNISIIDDNGDVWVTPSAIDKGTLRPTDIICVRKDGSIEGRHKPSSEYPFHIAIYKCRPEIKAVIHAHPPALVSFSIVRQIPNTNVLPQAKHVCGPIGYAPYALPGSDELGDVIADEFAKGVNAVIMENHGTVVGGSNLSDAYQRFETMEFCARTLINGSTIGTPNYLSDDQIDEFENQIPRLLPEMKNVEYPSNERAIREMIQRIVLRACDQGLMISSYGTVSVRWKGDDFLITPTNVARWDIQLKDIVQIKDGKREPGKLPSRSTWLHQEIYKRFPHVNSIILTQTPYLMAYSVTGEKIDVRTIPESWIFLQDIPNMPFGSHFAGEEAILETLSENTPAVIINNDSVLVTGDNLLGTFDKLEVAEFSAKSLTMGASLGKLIPINDAQVEDLRKKFLS, encoded by the coding sequence GCGATCAGATAATTATGATCATAGATAAGATTTATCGAAGTGGAATGACAACAACATCGGGAGGAAATATCTCTATTATTGACGATAATGGAGATGTTTGGGTAACGCCATCGGCCATTGATAAAGGAACTTTGCGACCAACAGATATTATTTGTGTAAGAAAAGACGGAAGTATTGAAGGACGCCACAAACCTTCATCGGAGTATCCTTTTCACATTGCCATTTATAAATGCCGCCCCGAAATAAAAGCGGTAATTCATGCACATCCGCCGGCGCTGGTTTCTTTTAGTATTGTACGTCAGATTCCGAATACAAATGTGCTTCCGCAGGCAAAACATGTTTGCGGCCCTATAGGTTATGCACCGTATGCCTTACCCGGAAGTGATGAATTAGGTGATGTTATTGCTGATGAGTTTGCAAAAGGAGTGAATGCCGTAATTATGGAAAACCACGGAACAGTTGTGGGGGGAAGCAATTTAAGTGATGCATACCAGCGATTTGAAACAATGGAGTTTTGCGCCCGCACTTTAATAAACGGAAGCACAATTGGTACCCCCAACTATTTGTCTGATGATCAGATCGATGAATTTGAAAACCAGATTCCACGTTTGTTGCCGGAGATGAAGAATGTTGAATATCCTTCGAACGAGCGGGCGATTAGGGAAATGATACAGCGTATTGTTTTGCGTGCCTGCGATCAGGGATTGATGATCAGTTCGTATGGTACTGTTTCGGTGCGTTGGAAGGGAGATGATTTTCTGATAACGCCTACCAATGTGGCGCGCTGGGACATTCAGTTAAAAGATATTGTGCAGATAAAAGATGGTAAGCGCGAGCCCGGAAAATTGCCAAGTCGATCGACTTGGTTGCACCAGGAAATTTACAAACGTTTTCCACATGTAAATTCAATTATCTTAACACAAACGCCATATCTAATGGCTTACAGTGTTACCGGTGAAAAGATTGATGTACGTACCATTCCTGAAAGCTGGATTTTCTTGCAAGATATTCCCAATATGCCTTTCGGTTCGCATTTTGCCGGCGAAGAAGCTATTCTCGAAACACTGTCGGAAAACACACCGGCAGTAATTATTAATAACGATTCGGTATTGGTAACCGGTGATAATTTACTCGGAACATTTGATAAGTTAGAAGTGGCCGAATTTAGTGCAAAATCGCTTACAATGGGTGCTTCGTTAGGGAAACTAATTCCAATTAACGACGCTCAGGTGGAAGATTTAAGAAAGAAGTTTTTGAGCTAA